In Candidatus Cloacimonadota bacterium, the genomic stretch CCTTTGATGAAGCGATTTCTTTGATTGATGTAAATGATTCTTTGGTTGTCTCGGGTCGTCTCCCTGATGAAATTCTAAGAAGTATTGATGCTGATATAGATTATTCACAAAATCAGAACATCAAGGTATTTGCTTTGGAAAAATTTTCAGAGGCTTCTCTCCCTACTTGGTTTAGCGAGAAAAGGTTGAAACTTGGTCTTGACTTGCAAGGTGGTATGCATTTGGTACTTGAGGTTGATACCGAGGGGCAATCTGCGGATGTTGCCGAGTCCAGCGTGAAGGGTGCTTTGGAAATTATTAGAAACCGAGTTGATCAATTCGGCGTTTCCGAACCAACGATTCACCGAATTGGAAATAACCGTATTCTTGTTCAATTGCCCGGTTTACGTGATGCAAGTCGCGCCAAAGAATTGATAGGTAAAACTGCATTATTAGAATTTAAGCTACTTGCAAATAATGAAGATATAACCCAAACCGTAGATGCTATTGATGATTATCTTGAAAACAATTATGATAAATATGCTTATCTGAAAACAATTAAAGAAACGACAGAAGAAAAAAGCGCCGTCGAAGAAACTCTCTTTAAAACCGACGATGATTTGAGTGGAGAAGGAAGCGAAGAAACTGATGAAAAGGCTGAAGGAGAAGTTGCGGATACAACCACAGCTATTTTGGAAGATAAGGAAAAGGGAAATCTCTTTTCATCATTGGTTGCTATTTATGGACAAACTCTGGTTGTGAAACCGGAAAATTTAGACCTTTTTAGAAAGGTTGTTTCTTTGCAGGAAGTGAAAGAGATCATTCCTTCCGGTATAGAAATCCTACTCGGTAAAGTTTCTCCTGATGATCCTTATGGAGCTCGTCAACTTTATTTTCTTTACGATCAGGTAGAACTTACGGGTGCAGCTCTCAAATCTGCAGATGTTCGTATCGGACAGGGAATGGACCCAAAAACTGCGGGTAAACCGTATGTTAGTCTGGAATTTGACAATGAAGGTGCACGCATATTTTCAAAAGTAACCGGTGAGAATATTGGGAAAAGATTGGCAATCGTGCTTGATAATATTGTGCATTCGGCACCGAGGATCAATGATAAAATTCGCAATGGAAGTGCGATGATCACCGGTAGTTTTACTATGAGCGAAGCAAAAGACTTGGCTATTATTCTACGTGCCGGTAATTTACCTTCACCTGTGAATATTGTCGAAGAAAGAACGGTGGGACCATCTCTTGGTTCGGATTCGATCAAAGCGGGTTTCAAAGCTGCGATTATCGGTTTGGTCATTGTAGTTCTTTTTATGGTATTTTATTATAAAACAGCAGGATTCATCGCTGATATTGCTCTGGTTTCTAATGTGCTGATAATAATGGCACTTCTCACCATGCTGAAAGCCACCTTAACTATGCCGGGTATTGCAGGTATTATTTTAACGATCGGTATGGCGGTGGACGCTAATGTGCTGATATTTGAAAGAATTCGGGAAGAACTTGATTCGGGTAAAACCGTACGCACGGCAATTGATAATGGCTATAAAAGAGCCATCATCACCATCGCTGATGCAAACGTAACCACCCTGATAACTGCAATGGTTCTTTATCAATTTGGTACTGGGCCCATCA encodes the following:
- the secD gene encoding protein translocase subunit SecD encodes the protein MKKNWFRTVCLIIVFLVTVYYLLPLVVKKDYVKCDIEVYDQNKQKIYEIAEMDYKLGSELYGIAFDEAISLIDVNDSLVVSGRLPDEILRSIDADIDYSQNQNIKVFALEKFSEASLPTWFSEKRLKLGLDLQGGMHLVLEVDTEGQSADVAESSVKGALEIIRNRVDQFGVSEPTIHRIGNNRILVQLPGLRDASRAKELIGKTALLEFKLLANNEDITQTVDAIDDYLENNYDKYAYLKTIKETTEEKSAVEETLFKTDDDLSGEGSEETDEKAEGEVADTTTAILEDKEKGNLFSSLVAIYGQTLVVKPENLDLFRKVVSLQEVKEIIPSGIEILLGKVSPDDPYGARQLYFLYDQVELTGAALKSADVRIGQGMDPKTAGKPYVSLEFDNEGARIFSKVTGENIGKRLAIVLDNIVHSAPRINDKIRNGSAMITGSFTMSEAKDLAIILRAGNLPSPVNIVEERTVGPSLGSDSIKAGFKAAIIGLVIVVLFMVFYYKTAGFIADIALVSNVLIIMALLTMLKATLTMPGIAGIILTIGMAVDANVLIFERIREELDSGKTVRTAIDNGYKRAIITIADANVTTLITAMVLYQFGTGPIKGFAVTLSFGILSSMFTAIVFTKFIFDKLIANKPRKSLSI